One part of the Coffea eugenioides isolate CCC68of chromosome 10, Ceug_1.0, whole genome shotgun sequence genome encodes these proteins:
- the LOC113749251 gene encoding uncharacterized protein LOC113749251 produces MRKPRYIRFRPEIDMAEPKFYAGLLLDDKQIFKRAVDYYGVKWGKVFQWKKNDIRRIKANCKAANCSWFIYASKEANNDAFVMRTMRPPCHCGRTFYHKRANSGFLSRHYMEFLRLNKKVTVAQFMEKIHLELNVNITKHQTSKAFMKAKLLIHGSYKNQYRKLWDYCEELLTCNPETTVHMETKLDKSSGKDRFLRLYICFEALKRGFKVGCRCVIGVDGCHLKGPHPGILLTTVGIDANDYIYPVAYAMVEVENKNSWKWFIEFLKYDLSISKQKSWTIISDRQKGLGSAIEEVILGVEHRHCVRHLHNNMKKLHPGQSIKNRF; encoded by the exons ATGAGGAAGCCAAGATATATCAGGTTTAGGCCTGAAATTGACATGGCAGAACCAAAATTTTATGCTGGGTTGTTATTGGATGATAAACAAATCTTCAAGAGAGCAGTTGATTACTATGGTGTGAAATGGGGAAAAGTTTTTCAATGGAAAAAGAATGATATTAGAAGAATAAAGGCTAATTGCAAGGCTGCAAATTGCAGCTGGTTCATTTATGCTTCTAAAGAGGCTAATAATGATGCATTTGTCATGCGAACCATGAGACCACCTTGTCATTGTGGTAGGACATTTTATCACAAAAGGGCCAATTCAGGTTTCTTAAGTAGACATTACATGGAATTCCTTAggttgaataagaaggtgacagtTGCACAATTCATGGAAAAAATTCACCTTGAACTCAATGTCAACATCACTAAGCACCAGACAAGCAAGGCTTTCATGAAGGCCAAGTTGTTGATTCATGGTAGTTACAAAAATCAATACAGAAAGCTGTGGGACTATTGTGAAGAACTGCTTACATGTAATCCCGAGACAACAGTGCATATGGAGACCAAACTTGACAAAAGCAGTGGTAAGGATAGATTTTTAAGATTGTATATATGCTTTGAAGCGTTGAAAAGAGGGTTCAAAGTTGGTTGTAGATGTGTGATTGGGGTGGATGGTTGTCACTTGAAGGGTCCCCATCCCGGAATATTGTTAACAACAGTTGGTATTGATGCAAATGACTACATTTATCCTGTTGCTTATGCCATGGTGGAGGTCGAAAATAAAAATTCTTGGAAGTGGTTCATAGAATTCTTGAAGTATGATTTGTCAATTTCTAAACAGAAGAGCTGGACTATCATTAGTGATAGGCAAAAG GGTTTAGGATCTGCTATTGAAGAAGTGATTCTAGGAGTAGAGCATAGACATTGTGTACGGCACCTACACAACAACATGAAGAAGTTGCACCCTGGACAATCCATTAAGAATAGATTTTAG
- the LOC113749641 gene encoding endochitinase EP3-like — translation MKNFLIIIFSIAVLVGSFSQLISSQNCDCEPDLCCSQWGYCGTSDDYCGKGCQSGPCTAASDGGNNGVSVADVVTDAFLSRTSDQAASSCAGKGFYTPLAFLEALNSYSEFGTVGSVDDSKREIAAFFAHVTHETGHLCYIEEIDGPSKDYCDESNTQYPCVPGKGYYGRGPLQISWNFNYGPAGESIGFDGLNEPETVATDNVISFKTALWFWMNNCHDLIISGQGFGATIRAVNGQLECDGANPDAVSARVEYYTEYCDQLGVDPGDNLRC, via the exons ATGAAGAATTTTCTAATCATCATTTTCTCCATTGCAGTTCTTGTAGGGTCCTTTTCCCAGCTGATTTCAAGCCAAAACTGTGACTGTGAACCAGATTTATGCTGCAGCCAGTGGGGCTATTGTGGCACCAGCGACGACTATTGTGGCAAAGGCTGCCAGTCCGGCCCTTGCACCGCTGCATCAGATGGCGGTAATAATGGTGTTTCAGTTGCTGATGTTGTGACAGACGCTTTCTTGAGCAGGACTTCTGATCAAGCTGCTTCAAGCTGTGCTGGAAAAGGGTTCTATACTCCATTGGCATTTCTTGAAGCTCTGAATTCGTATTCTGAGTTTGGAACAGTTGGTTCAGTTGATGATTCTAAAAGGGAGATTGCCGCCTTCTTTGCTCATGTGACTCATGAGACTGGAC ATTTGTGCTACATAGAAGAGATAGACGGCCCCTCCAAAGATTACTGTGATGAGAGCAACACTCAGTACCCATGTGTGCCAGGCAAGGGATATTACGGCAGGGGTCCATTACAAATATCATGGAACTTTAACTATGGACCAGCAGGTGAAAGCATAGGGTTCGATGGACTAAATGAACCTGAAACTGTGGCCACAGATAATGTTATTTCATTCAAAACTGCCTTGTGGTTCTGGATGAACAATTGTCATGATCTTATCATTTCTGGTCAGGGTTTTGGGGCTACAATTCGTGCCGTTAACGGACAGCTTGAATGCGATGGTGCAAATCCGGACGCTGTTAGTGCTCGTGTTGAGTATTATACTGAATATTGTGACCAGTTGGGTGTTGATCCCGGTGATAATCTCAGGTGCTAG